The nucleotide window CTTCTTTTTTAGAATTGTTACCGCATCAAAAGATTTTGGTGTTGTTATGggtaaaaaagattttaaaacaACAAAATCCCTTCTCGCTGTTTATAATCAACAAGATGCTGATCCTTCAGATGGTTATCATCAGgctgaatttaatttaaaaacgGATTTACCATCATTTAATCCTGATCAAAGTGGTGTAGAAagtattaaatgtaaaaaaggtTCAAatggtaaaagaaaaattactttCAATTTAAAGGATAAAAAAGCGATTAAAGATGTTAAAGAATGGCCTGAAAGAGTTATGTTATTAATTTCACATAAATGGAAATGTTTTGGTAAAAGGTCTACCCAATTTTTTACCGCTACTGATAGAGTTATTGATGAATCTAATTTATCTGCAACTTTTGCTATTATGAGATGTGATTATCCTTATAATTCTAATGATTATGAACTTAATATTAATTGGGTTGAAGGGGTTAATCAATCAAAGAATAAAACTCGTCGTAATTTAGAAGAAAGATTCGGTATTCCATTTCCAACAATTAATTCGAGTAATAAATTAGGTTTAAATATCTTATTTGATTCAAATAATGGTAGAACTTCAAGACCAAATATACCAATTATAAATGATGGTAATGTTAGATTACTTTGCTCTAATTGTTTTACAAAAGGTGATGCTACTATTGCTGTAAAAATTAGGGGTAATATTGTTCCTCCTAAATTAAAAGAAGCTTCAATTTCTCTTGATGGAAATTTTCTTATGAACCTTGATTTTACTCTTGATgcttcaaaagaaaaaaataaaagacttAATCGTAAAAATACTTCTGCaaaagattttcaaatttttagtattgGTTTAGGTCCTTTTAATATACCTGGTATATTAAATCTTGGTCCTTCAATTGATCTTGTTGCTGCTGCTGATGCTACTTTAGAAACAGGTGGAACTCTTGAATTTGGTGGTGATCTTAGTTTACCAAATTTTAGTGCTAGAGCTTCATTTAAAGGTGATCCAAGTTTTGATCAATCAGGTTTTACTCCTAAAGTTAATGTACATAATCCAGATTTTGATGTTGAAGCTTCTGCTACTATTTCTGCTTCATTAAAACCACAATTTGCTTTTGGTTTAAGTGTACTTAATGGTAGAGTTTTAAGACAAAAAGTTGGTTTTGAATTAGTTGGTActcttcaaaattcttttatttttggtaattgtgaaaataagaaaaaaccaCGTCTTGATTCTTCTCTTGGTGGTAATGTAGGTTTTTTtgcaaatgaaaataattttcctatATTTACATTTCCTACTTtacctttattaaataaatgtttataggGAGAGTGATAGAGAGAATATAGAATTCGTTATcatgtataattatttattagtttttaattttttatataatacatacataatttttttttttacataattcttCTTTacgttaataaattttgatcgGCGATCAAACGAAAATAATCACGtgttataaaatattcatactGTCACGTGTGAACTGTGAAAGTAAACAACTAACGGCCTTAGATCACGTCGTGTAACCAAAACGTTCATTTCGTTTTCTCTCACCATGATGTCATACATTAGGATGCGAAAGGAAATTAATCAGATATATAAAAGTTCTCAAATCAAGTACACCTTGACATATCAGATTGGATATTTTGTACAgttcattttcaaaaaaatacataCTGATCTATCTCTACacgaaaatttataatttataatcacaaAGTCGACGAAACAATAATTACACCTCACAAATTACGGCGTCCCGGAATCAATTGGTTGTCCACGTTAAACTTTGTAAAGCTGAAGAAGACTCCTTTCCTAAATTTCTGAAATTGATGAAGCGATGTTAGGGGGATAGGGACGGTTCCCACTTGAGGTGTACGCCTCCCACAGTGCCTTCTTGCTATATTACtttgtattcttttttttttattcctggCACCTCTAGCtcattaaaattactaatttgctttcttGCCTAACCGGAGACTCCACACTCTCAGTATTACTAATTTGTAATCTTATCTAGTGTAATGCTGTAATATACTAGGGTGAGACGTCGCCTAATTAATCAAAGCTATGTCAGCAACATTGGTTATTCTACTATAATCAGATTTTTCATGTTACAcggatcaattttttttaaatttttgaatttgttcgttaagcaaattttaaatgatcacttttaacgtaaaattaaattatttttgaccaaataaattatcaattaatatgtttgcttttttttcacgatcattatcttcaatattttccTGAATAGCATCATATTACAATTGAcacattttaaaatgtttcaCCGCATGATGAAAACATAGGTTtaccttcaaatttttatgacAAGTCTAGAGATGGTTTAAGAACAAAGTTacgttcaaatatttttctttatcatataaaacTTTAGAGATTTGGTGCTTTATTagttcaaattttcatttaagcaaatatcaaatcatttttaaaacctttgtaaaaaaaaaaacgtaattACTTTGAGATGGTTCTTAAGAACAGTTTTCAACCAAAAGAAAGTTGAAAAATGTACACAATATTCGCAAAGAAACTTTTAGAGTCTTGagttttatttcataataaattattataaaaaagtttatttaataaattttatagttttgcATAGTATAAAATCTGATTATAGTAATATAATCAATGTTGCTGACAAATTAGGCGACGTCTCACCCTAGTAATATacctagtaaatttattaattatgaggcgcagtattatatttaaaattagtatataaacttttaatagtttaaaattgtattttaattggtCCGAAATGACGTTCAACTACATAATAAGAAATCAGGTGACGTTAAGAATGTAACGTCCGAGATGACGTTAAACTAGTAAATTGTTAAGTCAGGTGATTAAGATATCAGGTGGTTAATTTGCAGTGATTCTtaaatagtatttaaaaatcGATAGGATTCTTATAAATAACAGATCAATTTAGTCTTCCTGAAAAATCAGGTTacgaattttgtaaaattattttaatatctaagGTGGCAACGTGATTTATCACGGGCTTAGGTATTACACAAGCTAGAGTTTTggaatattacaaatactaatttattttcttacttAGCACGAGTTCTTTGAAAGCAAATAAGCTTACTGTATGCGGAACAAAGTGGAGCGGTAAGCAAATTGTGAATACAATAAGTGGGCAAATGGTATGCAAATCATAAAGCAAATATGAATGCCAATGTTGCAGAGCGAAGCGGAGCATGTAGTCCTTGTGTCATAGAAGGCGGAATTGCAAGAATGACACAATATCAGTCATGATAATTATAGCGTTAGGCTTGAAAGGCGTAGGATGTGAAGATTCGCCCCTATAAAAGCGAAATGAggtaaatttgtttaatatttgtgctcatgtgtaataaatgtctaaaaaagcaccattttgtttaatttttgtttttttgtgaTAAGACATAAATCGgacaaaatggtgcttttttgGACGTTTTTTACACatgaacacaaatttaacacatttcgtttttatagggatCGCTTTGCGATGTTAGTTGTTTTTGCGAAGAACCTACTTAGAGAGGTTTGAAATGGATTTCTTTtgcaaaaaacaatttaaactAGAACGGAATTCGTATAAATTCTACcgtttttaatgaatttttaatgaatttttaaaaacgaGTTTGATCGTTTGATTCATTCGTCAAATAATTTCACCTTTTAATTTATCGCGTAGGGTTACTGTACTGTACCAGTACAATTTAGTACATACAATCGTAATGTTTGTTAGTAAAGTACATTCATTATACATTATacatttgatatattaaattttaatattttataacaaatctaatattatcataaacaatttaaacggataagataataaatttcaaagtaAACTATTggtattactattattattataattagtgaatataaagattttttgtgGTATCAAAAAATGgggtaataaattaaaatgtacGAAATTGTACTAGtgtacaaaatataaaaaattggacaaAATCTTACGAAATTCATATACGATCTCTTTAAGTATCATTGTATTAAGTACAAGTAGTGAAATGTGCGAATACTGTGCTCGTACGAAAATTTTGCTCGTACATTGATTTAGACAACTCTCTGTACctagt belongs to Rhizophagus irregularis chromosome 13, complete sequence and includes:
- a CDS encoding uncharacterized protein (SECRETED:cutsite_VTA-SK; SECRETED:prob_0.8013); SECRETED:SignalP(1-20); amino-acid sequence: MFRFIINSLLFIFFFRIVTASKDFGVVMGKKDFKTTKSLLAVYNQQDADPSDGYHQAEFNLKTDLPSFNPDQSGVESIKCKKGSNGKRKITFNLKDKKAIKDVKEWPERVMLLISHKWKCFGKRSTQFFTATDRVIDESNLSATFAIMRCDYPYNSNDYELNINWVEGVNQSKNKTRRNLEERFGIPFPTINSSNKLGLNILFDSNNGRTSRPNIPIINDGNVRLLCSNCFTKGDATIAVKIRGNIVPPKLKEASISLDGNFLMNLDFTLDASKEKNKRLNRKNTSAKDFQIFSIGLGPFNIPGILNLGPSIDLVAAADATLETGGTLEFGGDLSLPNFSARASFKGDPSFDQSGFTPKVNVHNPDFDVEASATISASLKPQFAFGLSVLNGRVLRQKVGFELVGTLQNSFIFGNCENKKKPRLDSSLGGNVGFFANENNFPIFTFPTLPLLNKCL